From the Kitasatospora viridis genome, one window contains:
- a CDS encoding RNB domain-containing ribonuclease: MPRRLLRLRAADPTRINAELDELRTRMGITAEFPPAVLAEAELAAAAPRLPALDATDLPLFTLDPPGSLDLDQAMHLARRPGGGYRVHYAIADVAAFVRPGGAVDAEARRRVQTLYFPDRPIPLHPAVLSEGAASLLPGQSRPALLWRIDLDADGALVIADVRRALVRSRRRLDYAAVQQAVDGGRPDEQLTLLAEFGLARELQEQARGGVSLPLPEQEIEATSHGYRPTYRAPRPADGWNAQVSLLTGMAAAELMLDAGVGLLRTLPTAPDSAYQRLRRCAHALYVPWPPALDYPALIRSLDPHLPHHAAFLNECTGLLRGAAYHAFDIGRGLLPPADPGHAALAAPYTHCTAPLRRLADRFAQEVCLAVAAGDEVPAWVRESLDAVPGLMAGGERRAHEVERACVALVEAELLRGREGEDFDAVVIDLDERRPAHGTVQLAEPAVRARCEGAGTRLPLGERIRVRLTRADPLTRTVRFAPA; this comes from the coding sequence ATGCCCCGCCGCCTGCTGCGCCTGCGTGCCGCCGACCCGACCAGGATCAACGCCGAACTGGACGAGCTGCGCACCCGGATGGGGATCACCGCCGAGTTCCCGCCGGCGGTGCTGGCCGAGGCGGAGCTGGCCGCCGCCGCGCCCAGGCTGCCCGCGCTGGACGCCACCGACCTGCCGCTGTTCACCCTGGACCCGCCCGGCTCGCTCGACCTGGACCAGGCGATGCACCTGGCCCGCCGACCGGGCGGCGGCTACCGGGTGCACTACGCGATCGCCGACGTGGCCGCGTTCGTCCGCCCCGGCGGTGCGGTGGACGCCGAGGCCCGGCGCCGGGTGCAGACCCTCTACTTCCCCGACCGGCCGATCCCGCTGCACCCCGCCGTGCTCTCCGAGGGTGCGGCCAGCCTGCTGCCCGGGCAGTCGCGGCCGGCCCTGCTCTGGCGGATCGACCTGGACGCGGACGGCGCCCTGGTGATCGCCGACGTGCGGCGCGCGCTGGTCCGCTCGCGCCGCCGGCTGGACTACGCGGCCGTGCAGCAGGCGGTGGACGGCGGCCGCCCGGACGAGCAGCTCACCCTGCTCGCCGAGTTCGGCCTGGCCCGCGAACTCCAGGAGCAGGCCAGGGGAGGGGTCAGCCTGCCGCTGCCGGAGCAGGAGATCGAGGCCACCAGCCACGGCTACCGCCCCACCTACCGGGCACCCCGGCCGGCCGACGGCTGGAACGCGCAGGTCTCGCTGCTCACCGGCATGGCGGCGGCGGAGCTGATGCTGGACGCCGGGGTCGGCCTGCTGCGCACCCTGCCGACCGCACCCGACTCCGCCTACCAGCGGCTGCGCCGCTGCGCGCACGCGCTCTACGTGCCGTGGCCGCCCGCGCTCGACTACCCGGCGCTGATCCGCTCGCTCGACCCGCACCTGCCGCACCACGCGGCCTTCCTCAACGAGTGCACGGGGCTGCTGCGCGGTGCGGCCTACCACGCCTTCGACATCGGCCGCGGACTGCTGCCGCCGGCCGACCCGGGGCACGCCGCGCTCGCCGCGCCGTACACCCACTGCACCGCGCCGCTGCGCCGGCTGGCCGACCGGTTCGCGCAGGAGGTCTGCCTGGCGGTGGCGGCGGGGGACGAGGTGCCCGCCTGGGTGCGCGAGTCCCTGGACGCGGTGCCCGGGCTGATGGCCGGCGGCGAGCGGCGGGCGCACGAGGTGGAGCGGGCCTGCGTGGCCCTGGTGGAGGCGGAGTTGCTGCGCGGCCGGGAGGGCGAGGACTTCGACGCGGTGGTGATCGACCTGGACGAGCGCCGCCCGGCCCACGGCACGGTGCAGCTCGCCGAGCCGGCCGTCCGGGCCCGCTGCGAGGGGGCCGGGACCCGCCTGCCGCTGGGTGAACGCATCCGGGTCCGGCTCACCCGGGCCGATCCCCTCACCCGCACCGTCCGGTTCGCCCCCGCCTAG
- the npdG gene encoding NADPH-dependent F420 reductase — MTSLESATSAGPDVTELVVGVLGGTGDQGRGLAYRLAKAGQQVIIGSRSAERAEAAAAELGHGVRGADNAACAAQSDIVIVAVPWDGHGETLAGLRAELAGKIVVDCVNPLGFDKQGAYALKPEEGSAAQQAAALLPDSRVTAAFHHLSAVLLQDPEVERIDTDVMVLGEDRAATELVQALADRIPGMRGIFAGRLRNAHQVESLVANLISVNRRYKAHAGLRITDV, encoded by the coding sequence ATGACTTCCCTCGAATCAGCGACCTCCGCCGGACCCGACGTCACCGAGCTAGTGGTCGGCGTCCTCGGCGGCACCGGCGACCAGGGCCGCGGCCTGGCCTACCGGCTGGCCAAGGCTGGCCAGCAGGTGATCATCGGCTCGCGCAGCGCCGAGCGGGCCGAGGCGGCCGCGGCCGAACTCGGCCACGGCGTGCGCGGCGCGGACAACGCGGCCTGCGCCGCGCAGAGCGACATCGTGATCGTCGCCGTGCCCTGGGACGGGCACGGCGAGACGCTGGCCGGCCTGCGGGCCGAGCTGGCCGGCAAGATCGTGGTGGACTGCGTCAACCCGCTCGGCTTCGACAAGCAGGGCGCCTACGCGCTCAAGCCCGAGGAGGGCAGCGCCGCCCAGCAGGCCGCCGCGCTGCTGCCGGACTCCCGGGTGACCGCCGCCTTCCACCACCTTTCGGCGGTGCTGCTACAGGACCCGGAGGTCGAGCGGATCGACACCGACGTGATGGTGCTCGGTGAGGACCGGGCCGCCACCGAGCTGGTGCAGGCGCTGGCCGACCGGATCCCCGGGATGCGCGGCATCTTCGCCGGCCGGCTGCGCAACGCCCACCAGGTGGAGTCGCTGGTGGCCAACCTGATCTCGGTGAACCGCCGGTACAAGGCGCACGCCGGGCTGCGGATCACCGATGTGTGA
- a CDS encoding SRPBCC family protein: MRHRVEVEMAAAPEAVWAVLTDVQSWHRWTPSIELIRRQEPQEPFGLGSRALVKQPRMRRAVWEVSAFEAGRSFDWRTGSPGARTEAGHELRPVPGGTRVILDLAVTGPLAPLGTLLYGRLIRQYLGQEAAGLKRWCETTATGP, encoded by the coding sequence ATGCGCCACCGTGTCGAGGTCGAGATGGCCGCCGCGCCCGAAGCGGTCTGGGCGGTGCTCACCGACGTCCAGAGCTGGCACCGCTGGACGCCGAGCATCGAGCTGATCCGCCGTCAGGAGCCGCAGGAGCCGTTCGGGCTCGGCTCCCGGGCCCTGGTCAAGCAGCCGCGGATGCGCCGCGCGGTCTGGGAGGTGAGCGCCTTCGAGGCGGGGCGCTCCTTCGACTGGCGCACCGGCTCGCCCGGGGCCCGCACCGAGGCCGGCCACGAGCTGCGCCCGGTGCCCGGCGGCACCCGGGTGATCCTGGACCTCGCGGTGACCGGCCCGCTGGCCCCGCTCGGCACGCTGCTCTACGGCCGGCTGATCCGCCAGTACCTGGGCCAGGAGGCGGCCGGGCTGAAGCGCTGGTGCGAGACCACGGCGACCGGGCCGTAG
- a CDS encoding DUF6059 family protein, with translation MTTLIGLLTRLLIRLLGWVLRTLAGYGSCLGLAPEPEPQPRQPSLRTVRLLLARRGAGPPARHPERLRPDLPLTPVERRLDRELRLESEWF, from the coding sequence ATGACGACGCTGATCGGACTGCTGACCCGGCTGCTGATCCGGCTGCTGGGCTGGGTGCTGCGCACCCTGGCCGGCTACGGCAGCTGCCTGGGGCTGGCACCCGAGCCGGAGCCGCAGCCGCGCCAACCCTCGCTGCGGACCGTCCGGTTGCTCCTCGCCCGCCGGGGTGCCGGCCCGCCGGCCCGGCACCCCGAGCGGCTCCGCCCCGACCTGCCGCTCACCCCCGTGGAGCGGCGGCTGGACCGCGAACTGCGGCTGGAGTCCGAGTGGTTCTGA
- a CDS encoding PadR family transcriptional regulator, translated as MRTEKHFRRGPWAGRFGEGPGEFGEQRPAFGPPMGGPFGFGGPHRGRGRHGGRARRGDVRASLLALLKERPMHGYEMITEIGERTSGTWRPSPGSVYPTLQLLEEEGLIEAQETGGKRLFALTETGRAEAEQGSAEPWREAGRGVDWESVREVGQALASLDHAVRQVMATGSEDQRAKGLAVLTEARKKLYLILAEED; from the coding sequence ATGCGTACGGAGAAGCACTTCAGGCGCGGCCCCTGGGCGGGCCGGTTCGGCGAGGGGCCGGGCGAGTTCGGCGAGCAGCGGCCGGCCTTCGGGCCGCCGATGGGCGGGCCGTTCGGATTCGGCGGGCCGCACCGCGGTCGCGGGCGGCACGGTGGTCGGGCCCGCCGGGGAGACGTGCGGGCCTCGCTGCTCGCGCTGCTCAAGGAACGGCCGATGCACGGCTACGAGATGATCACCGAGATCGGTGAGCGCACCTCGGGCACCTGGCGGCCGAGCCCGGGCTCGGTCTACCCGACCCTCCAGCTGCTGGAGGAGGAGGGCCTGATCGAGGCTCAGGAGACCGGCGGGAAGCGGCTGTTCGCGCTCACCGAGACGGGCCGGGCGGAGGCCGAGCAGGGTTCGGCCGAGCCGTGGCGGGAGGCTGGGCGCGGCGTCGACTGGGAGTCGGTGCGGGAGGTGGGCCAGGCGCTGGCCTCGCTGGACCACGCCGTCCGCCAGGTGATGGCCACCGGCAGCGAGGACCAGCGGGCGAAGGGCCTCGCGGTGCTCACCGAGGCCCGCAAGAAGCTGTACCTGATCCTGGCGGAGGAGGACTGA
- the map gene encoding type I methionyl aminopeptidase, with the protein MAHLVPGTQSPVRKVPAHIARPEYVGKPMPTPYTGPEVQDAETVEKMRIAGRIAAQAMEAAAALIAPGVTTDQLDVVAHEYMCDHGAYPSDLGYRGFPKSICTSINEVICHGIPDSTVLRDGDIVNIDATAFIHGVHGDLNATYLVGEVDEESRLLVERTRESLNRAIKAVKPGRQINVIGRVIESYAKRFDYGVVRDFTGHGINTSFHSGLIIPHYDSDRATQVIKPGMTFTIEPMLTLGTYDYEIWPDGWTVVTADRKRTAQFEHTLLVTADGAEILTLP; encoded by the coding sequence ATGGCTCACCTCGTTCCCGGCACCCAGTCCCCCGTCCGCAAGGTCCCGGCGCACATCGCCCGGCCGGAGTACGTGGGCAAGCCGATGCCGACCCCCTACACCGGCCCCGAGGTGCAGGACGCCGAGACCGTCGAGAAGATGCGGATCGCCGGCCGGATCGCCGCGCAGGCGATGGAGGCGGCCGCCGCGCTGATCGCGCCGGGCGTCACCACCGACCAGCTGGACGTGGTGGCCCACGAGTACATGTGCGACCACGGCGCCTACCCGTCGGACCTGGGCTACCGGGGCTTCCCGAAGTCGATCTGCACCTCGATCAACGAGGTGATCTGCCACGGCATCCCGGACTCGACGGTGCTGCGGGACGGCGACATCGTCAACATCGACGCGACCGCCTTCATCCACGGCGTGCACGGCGACCTGAACGCCACCTACCTGGTGGGCGAGGTGGACGAGGAGTCCCGGCTGCTGGTCGAGCGCACCCGCGAGTCGCTCAACCGGGCGATCAAGGCGGTCAAGCCGGGCCGGCAGATCAACGTGATCGGCCGGGTGATCGAGTCCTACGCCAAGCGGTTCGACTACGGCGTGGTGCGGGACTTCACCGGCCACGGGATCAACACCTCGTTCCACTCCGGCCTGATCATCCCGCACTACGACAGCGACCGGGCCACCCAGGTGATCAAGCCCGGGATGACCTTCACCATCGAGCCGATGCTCACCCTCGGCACCTACGACTACGAGATCTGGCCGGACGGCTGGACCGTGGTGACCGCGGACCGCAAGCGGACCGCCCAGTTCGAGCACACCCTGCTGGTGACCGCCGACGGCGCGGAGATCCTCACCCTGCCGTGA
- a CDS encoding bifunctional DNA primase/polymerase: protein MVASSRWTAWLRRGRERDAVPGPESPQARLDLLMGSVAAGFPLAPAAHPAGHRCSCDRVGCPAPARHPLSFAWQSQATTDPEQLTRWLTRDPLANFITATGRAHDVLDVPAEAGRLALARLAELGVEGPVAAVGEDRYLFFTATRGTPEDEDEFWSSELDSHPDSMSEHPGLRWHCRGSYTLLPPAALPDGTEVRWLHGPEHPLPEPLRVLDVLTDACTEVGAVAEEQWLIG, encoded by the coding sequence ATGGTAGCCAGCAGCAGGTGGACGGCGTGGTTGCGGCGCGGTCGGGAGCGCGATGCGGTGCCCGGGCCCGAGTCGCCGCAGGCCCGGCTGGACCTGCTGATGGGCTCGGTCGCGGCCGGCTTCCCGCTGGCCCCCGCCGCCCACCCGGCCGGTCACCGCTGTTCCTGTGACCGGGTCGGCTGTCCGGCGCCGGCCCGGCACCCGCTCTCCTTCGCCTGGCAGTCCCAGGCCACCACCGACCCGGAGCAGCTGACCCGCTGGCTGACCCGGGACCCGCTGGCCAACTTCATCACCGCCACCGGCCGCGCCCACGACGTGCTCGACGTGCCCGCCGAGGCCGGCCGGCTGGCGCTGGCCCGGCTCGCCGAGCTGGGCGTGGAGGGGCCGGTGGCCGCGGTCGGCGAGGACCGCTACCTGTTCTTCACCGCCACCCGCGGCACCCCGGAGGACGAGGACGAGTTCTGGTCCTCCGAGCTGGACAGCCACCCGGACTCGATGTCGGAGCACCCGGGCCTGCGCTGGCACTGCCGCGGCTCCTACACCCTGCTGCCGCCGGCCGCGCTGCCGGACGGCACCGAGGTGCGCTGGCTGCACGGCCCCGAGCACCCGCTGCCCGAACCGCTGCGGGTGCTCGACGTGCTCACCGACGCCTGCACCGAGGTCGGCGCGGTCGCCGAGGAGCAGTGGCTGATCGGCTGA
- a CDS encoding DUF2079 domain-containing protein, giving the protein MAETRETAIPTQRVPAWGLAARAARAARAVRSARSARVGRLRGNGPHLLLSAAFLLGYCLDALLRYQRFGSPSWDLGIFTEAVKGYAHLGAPILSIKGPGYNALGDHWSPIVALLAPFWWVWPSAAMLLVAQCALFAWSVGVVSRTAEQVLGGRTKGLLIGAAYGLSWGLQRAVDFEFHEIAFAVPVLAVICRQLLLGRWERAAWWSLPLVLVKEDMGLTVAALGVVLMVRARHWAAGTALVCIGLGVAAITVGTLIPHFNPNHQYDYWSKLPGGTHPQPWRILLAPFSRLAVWKTCGWLLGITGFLALRSPLVLLALPTLAWRFSSSNSMFWSPDWHYNATLMPILFLAMVDVVGRLADRPEGSRARSFALGMVPASLAIGAACTVSLPVGLGGLSDPGAWTGGRHTAALRAAVAAVPPGVSVESSMGPLARLAAKDDAYWLGGSRPVPPQYLCVDVQGWTGGPTDLPGYATALHPGAHYAVVFSRDQVTVLRRTA; this is encoded by the coding sequence ATGGCCGAGACCCGAGAGACCGCGATCCCGACCCAGCGGGTGCCGGCCTGGGGACTGGCCGCCAGAGCCGCCCGGGCCGCTCGGGCCGTCCGGTCCGCCCGGTCCGCGCGGGTCGGCCGGCTGCGCGGCAACGGCCCGCACCTGCTGCTCTCGGCCGCCTTCCTGCTCGGCTACTGCCTCGACGCGCTGCTGCGCTACCAGCGGTTCGGCTCGCCCTCCTGGGACTTGGGCATCTTCACCGAGGCGGTCAAGGGCTACGCGCACCTCGGCGCGCCGATCCTGTCGATCAAGGGGCCCGGCTACAACGCGCTGGGCGACCACTGGTCGCCGATCGTCGCGCTGCTCGCCCCGTTCTGGTGGGTCTGGCCCTCGGCGGCGATGCTGCTGGTGGCCCAGTGCGCGCTGTTCGCCTGGTCGGTCGGGGTGGTCTCGCGGACGGCCGAGCAGGTGCTCGGCGGCCGTACCAAGGGCCTGCTGATCGGCGCTGCCTACGGGCTCTCCTGGGGGTTGCAGCGGGCGGTCGACTTCGAGTTCCACGAGATCGCCTTCGCCGTCCCGGTGCTCGCGGTGATCTGCCGTCAGCTGCTGCTCGGGCGCTGGGAGCGGGCCGCCTGGTGGTCGCTGCCGCTGGTGCTGGTCAAGGAGGACATGGGGCTGACGGTGGCCGCGCTGGGCGTGGTGCTGATGGTGCGGGCCCGGCACTGGGCCGCCGGCACGGCGCTGGTGTGCATCGGCCTCGGCGTCGCGGCGATCACCGTCGGCACGCTGATCCCGCACTTCAACCCGAACCACCAGTACGACTACTGGAGCAAGCTGCCGGGCGGGACCCACCCGCAGCCCTGGCGGATCCTGCTCGCCCCGTTCTCCCGGCTGGCGGTCTGGAAGACCTGCGGCTGGCTGCTCGGCATCACCGGCTTCCTGGCCCTGCGCTCCCCGCTGGTGCTGCTCGCGCTGCCCACCCTGGCCTGGCGGTTCAGCTCCTCGAACTCGATGTTCTGGAGCCCGGACTGGCACTACAACGCGACCCTGATGCCGATCCTCTTCCTGGCCATGGTGGACGTGGTCGGCCGGCTGGCGGACCGGCCGGAGGGCAGCCGGGCCAGGTCGTTCGCGCTCGGCATGGTGCCGGCCTCGCTGGCGATCGGGGCGGCCTGCACGGTCAGCCTGCCGGTGGGCCTGGGCGGGTTGAGCGACCCGGGCGCCTGGACCGGCGGCCGGCACACGGCGGCGCTGCGGGCCGCGGTCGCCGCGGTGCCGCCCGGGGTCAGCGTGGAGTCGAGCATGGGCCCGCTGGCCCGGCTGGCCGCCAAGGACGACGCCTACTGGCTGGGCGGCAGTCGGCCGGTGCCGCCGCAGTACCTCTGCGTCGACGTGCAGGGCTGGACCGGCGGCCCGACCGACCTGCCCGGCTACGCCACCGCGCTGCACCCGGGGGCGCACTACGCCGTGGTGTTCAGCCGGGACCAGGTCACCGTGCTGCGCCGCACCGCCTGA
- a CDS encoding AzlC family ABC transporter permease: MRAIWRGVDRALLRDVGLVCLAVGVIGVSYGTIAVASHLPAWLPVVMACLVVAGASEFLFVGIVAAGGNPFAAVAAGLLVNARHLPFGLSLPDVLGQGWRRLFGSHLMNDEAVVFALSTPDPDRRRAAYWLCGLGILVCWPTGAVLGTVLGSAVHDTATFGLDAMFPAVLLALVLPALRERPKRRAALAGAAVALATTPFLPAGLPVLLALAGLAVPGGREREAAA; encoded by the coding sequence ATGAGAGCGATATGGCGAGGAGTCGACCGGGCGCTGTTGCGCGACGTGGGGCTGGTCTGCCTGGCGGTCGGGGTGATCGGCGTGTCGTACGGGACCATCGCGGTCGCCTCCCACCTGCCCGCCTGGCTGCCGGTGGTGATGGCCTGTCTGGTGGTGGCGGGCGCCTCGGAGTTCCTGTTCGTCGGCATCGTCGCGGCCGGGGGCAACCCGTTCGCGGCGGTGGCGGCGGGGCTGCTGGTCAACGCCCGGCACCTGCCGTTCGGCCTCTCGCTGCCGGACGTGCTCGGCCAGGGCTGGCGCCGGCTCTTCGGCAGCCACCTGATGAACGACGAGGCCGTGGTGTTCGCGCTCTCCACCCCCGACCCGGACCGCCGGCGGGCCGCCTACTGGCTCTGCGGGCTGGGCATCCTGGTCTGCTGGCCGACCGGGGCGGTGCTCGGCACGGTGCTCGGCTCGGCGGTGCACGACACGGCGACCTTCGGGCTGGACGCGATGTTCCCGGCCGTGCTGCTCGCCCTGGTGCTGCCGGCGCTGCGCGAGCGGCCCAAGCGGCGGGCCGCGCTGGCGGGCGCAGCGGTGGCGCTGGCCACCACCCCGTTCCTGCCCGCCGGGCTGCCGGTGCTGCTGGCGCTGGCCGGGCTGGCGGTGCCGGGCGGCCGGGAGCGGGAGGCGGCGGCATGA
- the hemC gene encoding hydroxymethylbilane synthase, with protein MSPSVLRIVSRSSPMALAQVARVQAELAALHPGLRTEVVPVTTSGDRWTGALSELGGKGAFTKEVDAALLAGQADLAVHCVKDVPADRPLPAGTVFAAFLRRDDVRDALVHPGGLTLDQLPPGTRIGTSSVRRIAQLAVSHPELVCVPIRGNANRRLEKLAAGEADALLLAASGLDRIGMADRITEVLSTEVMCPPVGAGVLAIQCREDDGATIAAVSPLGDEDAWRETTAERMLLHVLQGHCNSPIAGLARAERDGRLSLRGRVFSADGKTVLDAHEWAGPLDPATLGTSVAVALLRQGAREVIDAIPH; from the coding sequence ATGTCGCCTTCCGTGCTGCGGATCGTCTCCCGCTCCTCCCCGATGGCCCTCGCCCAAGTGGCCCGGGTGCAAGCCGAACTGGCCGCGCTCCACCCCGGACTGCGCACCGAGGTGGTGCCGGTGACCACCAGCGGCGACCGGTGGACCGGCGCGCTCTCCGAGCTCGGCGGCAAGGGCGCGTTCACCAAGGAGGTGGACGCGGCGCTGCTGGCGGGGCAGGCCGACCTCGCGGTGCACTGCGTCAAGGACGTGCCCGCCGACCGGCCGCTGCCGGCCGGCACGGTCTTCGCCGCCTTCCTGCGCCGCGACGACGTGCGCGACGCACTGGTCCACCCGGGCGGCCTGACCCTCGATCAACTGCCGCCCGGCACCCGGATCGGCACCTCCTCGGTGCGCCGGATCGCCCAGCTCGCCGTCAGCCACCCGGAGCTGGTCTGCGTGCCGATCCGGGGCAACGCCAACCGCCGGCTGGAGAAGCTGGCCGCCGGCGAGGCCGACGCGCTGCTGCTGGCCGCCTCCGGACTGGACCGGATCGGCATGGCGGACCGGATCACCGAGGTGCTGTCGACCGAGGTGATGTGCCCGCCGGTCGGCGCCGGGGTGCTGGCCATCCAGTGCCGCGAGGACGACGGGGCGACCATCGCCGCCGTCTCCCCGCTCGGTGACGAGGACGCCTGGCGGGAGACCACCGCCGAACGGATGCTGCTGCACGTGCTGCAGGGCCACTGCAACAGCCCGATCGCCGGCCTGGCCCGGGCCGAGCGGGACGGGCGGCTCTCGCTGCGCGGCCGGGTCTTCTCGGCCGACGGCAAGACGGTGCTGGACGCCCACGAGTGGGCCGGGCCGCTGGACCCCGCCACCCTCGGCACCTCGGTGGCCGTGGCGCTGCTGCGCCAGGGCGCGCGGGAGGTCATTGACGCGATCCCGCACTGA
- a CDS encoding ACT domain-containing protein → MAGERDLRKLLAGMDPVLNPGRYVYCTFPGRVPTGLRPVVTVAEAEGVTAVVEQAEAEALGLTYTYPAAWITLRVTSALDAVGLTAAVAGRLTEHGISCNVVAGFHHDHLFVDAEHAERAVRALAELAAESA, encoded by the coding sequence ATGGCGGGCGAGAGAGATCTTCGGAAGCTGTTGGCGGGGATGGACCCGGTGCTGAACCCGGGCCGGTACGTGTACTGCACCTTCCCCGGGCGGGTGCCGACCGGGCTGCGGCCGGTGGTCACGGTGGCCGAGGCCGAGGGTGTGACGGCCGTGGTCGAGCAGGCCGAGGCGGAGGCGCTCGGGCTGACCTACACCTATCCCGCGGCCTGGATCACGCTGCGGGTCACCTCGGCGCTGGACGCGGTGGGGCTGACCGCGGCGGTGGCCGGACGGCTCACCGAGCACGGGATCAGCTGCAACGTGGTGGCCGGGTTCCACCACGACCACCTGTTCGTCGACGCCGAGCACGCCGAGCGCGCGGTGCGGGCACTGGCCGAGCTGGCGGCGGAGTCGGCGTAG
- a CDS encoding AzlD domain-containing protein: MSHHQLVLLAAALVLAAGTYGFRVAGPLLRSRVTFPPRVERLLEASSVVLLTALVATTALYEGHGAAGWARPAGVLVGGLLAWRKVPFVLVVLAAAATAAGLRLLGVR, from the coding sequence ATGAGCCACCATCAGCTGGTGCTGCTGGCCGCCGCGCTGGTGCTGGCGGCGGGCACCTACGGGTTCCGGGTGGCCGGCCCGCTGCTGCGTTCCCGGGTGACCTTCCCGCCCCGGGTGGAGCGGCTGCTGGAGGCCTCCTCGGTGGTGCTGCTCACCGCCCTGGTGGCCACCACCGCGCTCTACGAGGGGCACGGTGCGGCCGGCTGGGCCCGCCCGGCGGGGGTGCTGGTCGGCGGGCTGCTGGCCTGGCGGAAGGTGCCGTTCGTGCTGGTGGTGCTGGCGGCGGCGGCCACGGCGGCGGGGCTGCGGCTGCTCGGGGTGCGGTGA
- a CDS encoding site-2 protease family protein codes for MSFADARRSGSEERRISPVFWVLLAILGTSGWAVWSGYGAPGFGVFLLVVAGWMVSLCLHEYAHARTALHGGDITVGAKGYLTLNPLKYANGMLSFVMPVIFVLLGGIGLPGGAVYIERGRIQGRLKHSLISAAGPLVNVLFALVLLIPVGQGWLDDTPGVATVRGYELHTFPVALSYLAMLQVSAALLNLLPVPGLDGYGIIEPWLSLKTRRAVEPFAPYGLLAVFIVLWQSKVNTWFFNLVFQIMDLFQVHAIYAGLGQVLFRFWES; via the coding sequence ATGAGTTTTGCCGACGCCCGCCGGTCCGGCAGCGAGGAGCGCCGGATCAGCCCGGTGTTCTGGGTGCTGCTCGCGATACTCGGCACCTCGGGCTGGGCGGTCTGGAGCGGCTACGGGGCGCCCGGTTTCGGGGTCTTCCTGCTGGTGGTGGCCGGGTGGATGGTCTCGCTCTGCCTGCACGAGTACGCGCACGCCCGCACCGCGCTGCACGGCGGCGACATCACGGTGGGCGCCAAGGGCTACCTGACGCTCAATCCGCTGAAGTACGCCAACGGCATGCTGAGCTTCGTGATGCCGGTGATCTTCGTGCTGCTCGGCGGCATCGGCCTGCCGGGCGGCGCGGTGTACATCGAGCGCGGCCGGATCCAGGGCCGGCTGAAGCACAGTCTGATCTCGGCGGCCGGGCCGCTGGTCAACGTGCTCTTCGCGCTGGTGCTGCTGATCCCGGTCGGCCAGGGCTGGCTGGACGACACCCCGGGCGTCGCCACGGTCCGCGGCTACGAGCTGCACACCTTCCCGGTCGCCCTCTCCTACCTGGCGATGCTCCAGGTGAGCGCGGCGCTGCTGAACCTGCTGCCGGTGCCCGGCCTGGACGGCTACGGGATCATCGAGCCCTGGCTCTCGCTGAAGACCCGTCGGGCCGTGGAGCCGTTCGCGCCCTACGGCCTGCTGGCGGTCTTCATCGTGCTGTGGCAGTCGAAGGTGAACACCTGGTTCTTCAACCTGGTGTTCCAGATCATGGACCTGTTCCAGGTGCACGCGATCTACGCGGGCCTGGGCCAGGTGCTGTTCCGCTTCTGGGAGAGCTGA